A window from Chrysemys picta bellii isolate R12L10 chromosome 2, ASM1138683v2, whole genome shotgun sequence encodes these proteins:
- the LOC135981469 gene encoding myb/SANT-like DNA-binding domain-containing protein 2, whose amino-acid sequence MQSSPAVMAVQSQNRKRAPAWTDREVLDLIAVWGDESMLSELRSKKRNAKIYEKISKDMSERGYSRDATQCRVKIKELRQGYQKTKEANGRSGSHPQTSRFYEALHSILGAAATTTPPLTVDSEDGILSTAGSSDMLADGEDEEGDEEDEALNSAYNADFPDSQDLFSPLQRSPTNRPQPLTRTQNLGKDQPPHLRLSHNLAWHHTPRG is encoded by the exons atgcagagctctccagcagtgatggccgtgcaatctcagaatagaaagagggccccagcatggactgatcgggaagtcttggatctgatcgctgtatggggtgatgagtccatgctttccgagctgcgctccaagaaacggaatgcaaagatctacgagaagatctctaaagacatgtcagagagaggatacagccgggatgcaacgcagtgccgcgtgaaaatcaaggagctgagacaaggctaccagaagaccaaggaggcaaacggacgctccggatcccatccccagacatcccgtttctacgaggcactgcattccatcctaggtgcagccgccaccactaccccaccactgaccgtggactctgaggatgggatattgtccacggccggttcctcggacatgttagcggacggggaagatgaggaaggagatgaggaggacgaggcactcaacagcgcttacaacgctgatttccccgacagccaggatctcttctcacccttacagagatcccctaccaaccgtccccagccgttaacccggacacagaatctggggaaggatcagcca ccacatctgcgactgtctcacaacctagcctggcatcacactcccagaggctag